From a region of the Mycobacterium sp. SMC-8 genome:
- a CDS encoding SDR family oxidoreductase has translation MILDRFRLDDQVAVVTGAGRGLGAAMALAFAEAGADVLIAARTRSQLDEVAQQVEATGRRAHVVVADLAHSEDTAALAAQAVDAFGRLDIVVNNVGGTMPNALLNTSAKDMRDAFAFNVATAHALTVAAVPLMLEHAGGGSIINITSTMGRLAGRGFAAYGTAKAALAHYTRLSALDLAPRIRVNAIAPGSILTSALEIVAENDALRDPMEKATPLKRLGDPVDIAAAAVYLASPAGSYLTGKTLEVDGGITFPNLDLPIPDL, from the coding sequence ATGATCTTGGACCGGTTCCGACTCGACGATCAGGTGGCCGTGGTGACCGGCGCCGGCCGCGGGCTGGGCGCGGCGATGGCTCTGGCATTCGCTGAAGCTGGCGCTGACGTGCTGATTGCCGCCCGCACCCGGTCCCAGCTCGACGAGGTGGCCCAGCAGGTCGAGGCGACCGGCCGGCGCGCGCACGTCGTGGTCGCCGACCTCGCGCACTCCGAGGACACCGCGGCCCTCGCGGCCCAGGCCGTCGACGCGTTCGGGCGACTAGACATCGTCGTCAACAACGTTGGCGGCACCATGCCGAACGCGCTTCTGAACACCTCGGCCAAGGACATGCGCGACGCGTTCGCGTTCAACGTCGCGACCGCGCACGCGCTGACCGTCGCCGCGGTGCCGCTGATGCTCGAGCACGCCGGCGGCGGCAGCATCATCAACATCACCTCGACGATGGGGCGCCTAGCCGGCCGCGGGTTCGCCGCCTACGGCACCGCGAAAGCCGCGCTGGCGCACTACACCCGGTTGTCGGCGCTTGATCTGGCCCCGCGGATCCGGGTCAACGCGATCGCCCCCGGTTCGATCCTGACCTCGGCGCTGGAGATCGTGGCCGAGAACGACGCGCTGCGCGACCCGATGGAGAAGGCCACCCCGCTCAAGCGTCTCGGCGATCCCGTCGACATCGCCGCCGCCGCGGTGTATCTGGCCTCGCCGGCCGGCAGCTACCTGACCGGTAAGACCCTCGAAGTCGACGGCGGCATCACCTTCCCGAATCTCGACCTGCCCATCCCCGATCTGTGA
- a CDS encoding diacylglycerol kinase, with the protein MAIKVAAIGTGNVGKHALAQLITDARFELTAVWVSSEAKTGKDAAELAGLQDSTGVLATTDLDAVLATQPECAVYTALADNRLPEALEDYRRILAAGVNVVGSSAVFLQHPWQVLPDELISPIEDAAKAGNASIFVNGIDPGFANDLLPMALAGTCQSVQQIRCMEIINYDTYDSAPVMFDVMGFGGSLDDTPMLLQPGVLSLAWGSVVRQLAAGLGIDLDEVTETHVRVPAPEAFDIAAGRIEKGTTAAIRFEVRGMKDGDVAVVLEHVTRLRDDLCPEWPQPAQHGGSYRIEITGEPSYTLDLCLSSPHGDHNHAGLVATAARVVNAIPAVIDAAPGIVTARELPPITGEGLYAKRQPSLEGC; encoded by the coding sequence ATGGCCATCAAAGTCGCCGCCATCGGCACCGGAAACGTCGGCAAGCACGCGCTGGCACAGCTGATTACCGACGCCCGCTTCGAGTTGACCGCGGTGTGGGTGTCCTCGGAGGCCAAAACCGGTAAGGATGCCGCAGAGCTTGCCGGACTCCAGGATTCGACGGGGGTGTTGGCCACCACCGACCTCGACGCGGTGCTGGCCACGCAACCGGAGTGCGCGGTCTACACCGCACTGGCCGACAACCGGCTGCCCGAGGCGCTGGAAGATTACCGCCGGATCCTCGCCGCGGGCGTCAACGTCGTCGGCAGCAGCGCCGTCTTCCTCCAGCATCCGTGGCAGGTGCTCCCCGACGAGCTGATCTCCCCCATCGAGGACGCCGCCAAAGCGGGCAACGCCAGCATTTTCGTGAACGGCATCGACCCGGGCTTCGCCAACGACCTGCTTCCGATGGCACTGGCGGGAACCTGCCAGAGCGTCCAGCAGATCCGCTGTATGGAGATCATCAACTACGACACGTACGACAGCGCGCCGGTGATGTTCGACGTCATGGGCTTCGGCGGCAGCCTGGACGACACCCCGATGCTGCTGCAGCCGGGAGTGCTGAGCCTGGCGTGGGGCTCGGTGGTGCGGCAGCTGGCCGCCGGATTGGGCATCGACCTCGACGAGGTCACCGAGACCCATGTGCGTGTCCCCGCGCCGGAGGCCTTCGACATCGCCGCCGGCCGCATCGAGAAGGGCACCACCGCGGCGATCCGCTTCGAGGTGCGCGGGATGAAGGACGGAGACGTCGCCGTGGTCCTCGAGCACGTCACCCGGCTGCGTGATGACCTGTGCCCGGAGTGGCCGCAGCCCGCTCAGCACGGCGGCTCCTACCGGATCGAGATCACCGGCGAACCGTCCTACACGCTCGACCTGTGCCTGAGCAGTCCCCACGGCGACCACAACCATGCCGGGCTGGTGGCGACCGCGGCTCGAGTCGTCAATGCGATCCCCGCCGTCATCGACGCTGCCCCCGGAATCGTGACCGCGCGGGAGTTACCTCCCATAACCGGCGAAGGTCTGTACGCTAAGCGGCAACCCTCCCTGGAAGGATGCTGA
- a CDS encoding Nramp family divalent metal transporter produces MTRQAEAPTRSRWVLLGPAFVAAIAYVDPGNVAANVSAGAQFGFLLLWVIVAANLMACLVQYLSAKLGLVSGMSLPEAVGGRMGRPTRLAYWLQAELVAMATDLAEVVGGAIALYLLFDLPLLVGGVITGAVSLVLLLVKDQRGQRMFERVITGLLLVIAIGFLTSLFASPPPVDDTVAGLLPRFDGPESVLLAAAMLGATVMPHAVYLHSGLARDRHGHPEPGPTRRMLLRVTRWDVGIAMLVAGAVNLSMLLVAATNLQGVENTDSIEGAHAAVQTALGPTVALLFAIGLLASGLASSSVGAYAGAMIMQGLIRRSVPLITRRLITLLPALAVLAAGVDPSRALVLSQVVLSFGIPFALIPLVRLTADARLMGDDVNHRLTTTLGWIVAGLITLLNVVLIYLTLTG; encoded by the coding sequence GTGACGCGCCAGGCCGAAGCACCGACGCGCTCACGCTGGGTGCTGCTCGGGCCCGCATTCGTCGCCGCGATCGCTTACGTCGACCCCGGCAACGTGGCCGCGAACGTCAGCGCCGGCGCGCAGTTCGGATTCCTGCTGCTGTGGGTCATCGTGGCCGCCAACCTGATGGCCTGTCTGGTGCAGTACCTGTCCGCCAAGCTCGGGCTGGTGAGCGGTATGTCGCTTCCCGAAGCGGTCGGTGGTCGGATGGGCCGGCCCACCCGGCTGGCCTACTGGCTCCAGGCCGAATTAGTGGCCATGGCAACGGATCTGGCCGAGGTAGTGGGCGGAGCGATCGCGCTCTACCTGTTGTTCGACCTGCCACTGCTCGTCGGCGGCGTGATCACCGGTGCGGTCTCGCTGGTGTTGCTGCTCGTCAAAGACCAGCGCGGACAACGGATGTTCGAGCGGGTGATCACCGGCCTGCTGCTGGTCATCGCAATCGGTTTCCTGACAAGTCTTTTCGCGTCACCGCCGCCGGTCGACGACACGGTCGCGGGCCTGCTGCCGCGGTTCGACGGCCCCGAGAGCGTCCTGCTCGCCGCGGCGATGCTCGGCGCGACGGTCATGCCGCACGCCGTCTACCTTCATTCGGGGCTGGCCCGCGACCGCCATGGCCATCCCGAACCCGGACCTACCCGCCGGATGCTGCTCCGGGTCACCCGCTGGGATGTCGGCATCGCGATGCTCGTCGCCGGCGCGGTCAATCTGTCCATGCTTCTCGTGGCGGCGACCAATCTGCAGGGCGTCGAGAACACCGACTCGATCGAGGGCGCGCACGCCGCGGTGCAGACCGCACTCGGCCCCACCGTCGCCTTGCTGTTCGCGATCGGCCTGCTGGCGTCCGGGCTGGCGTCGTCGTCGGTCGGGGCATACGCCGGCGCGATGATCATGCAGGGCCTGATCCGCCGGTCGGTGCCACTGATCACGCGCCGGCTGATCACGCTGCTGCCCGCGCTGGCGGTGTTGGCCGCCGGGGTGGATCCGAGCCGCGCCCTGGTGCTCTCGCAGGTGGTGCTGTCGTTCGGGATCCCATTCGCACTGATCCCGCTGGTCCGGCTCACCGCCGACGCCCGACTGATGGGTGATGACGTCAACCATCGGCTCACCACGACGCTCGGCTGGATCGTCGCCGGCCTGATTACCCTGTTGAACGTGGTGCTGATCTATCTCACGCTGACCGGCTGA
- a CDS encoding poly-gamma-glutamate hydrolase family protein codes for MGGRHIYFAYGSNLCVQQMARRCPDATDPRPATLADHDWLINQRGVATVEPLAGSVVHGVVWRVSDRDLATLDSAEGVPVRYRRDELTVMTERGPSSAWVYIDHRVEAGPPRPGYLERILAGARHHGLPHNWIQFLERWDPSRWPHRRASADDAGPQSLSELLTDPAVVEDSVLKSRFGFLAIHGGGLEQMTDVIAERAADAAGASLYTVRHPDRYPHHLASARYDPAQSDRLAEFLDHIEVAVSLHGYGRLGRSTQILAGGRNRGLTDHVARHVGIPGYRVVTDLEAIPRELRGLHPDNPVNRVRGGGTQLELPPRVRGLSPRSGLPSDDGLFAATSALVRGLAAAARSWQMSGRCAMRTSSDPQG; via the coding sequence ATGGGCGGTCGGCATATCTACTTCGCGTACGGGTCGAATCTGTGCGTGCAGCAGATGGCGCGCCGATGCCCCGATGCCACCGACCCGCGCCCGGCGACGCTGGCCGATCACGACTGGCTGATCAACCAGCGCGGGGTCGCGACGGTGGAACCGCTGGCCGGCAGCGTGGTGCACGGCGTGGTGTGGCGGGTCTCCGATCGCGACCTGGCCACGCTGGACAGTGCCGAAGGAGTTCCGGTGCGGTACCGGCGCGACGAACTCACCGTCATGACCGAGCGGGGACCGTCGAGCGCGTGGGTGTACATCGACCATCGCGTCGAAGCCGGGCCGCCGCGTCCCGGCTATCTCGAGCGCATCCTCGCCGGTGCCCGCCATCACGGGCTGCCCCACAACTGGATCCAGTTCCTGGAGAGGTGGGATCCGAGTCGCTGGCCGCATCGCCGCGCGTCCGCCGATGATGCCGGGCCGCAATCGCTCTCCGAGCTGCTCACCGATCCGGCCGTCGTCGAGGACTCGGTGCTGAAGTCCCGGTTCGGGTTCCTGGCCATCCACGGCGGCGGCCTGGAGCAGATGACCGATGTGATCGCCGAACGCGCCGCGGACGCAGCGGGCGCTTCGCTGTATACGGTGCGTCATCCCGACCGCTACCCCCACCACCTGGCCTCGGCGCGTTATGACCCGGCGCAGTCGGATCGGCTCGCGGAGTTCCTCGACCACATCGAGGTGGCGGTGTCCCTGCACGGCTACGGCCGGCTGGGGCGCAGCACCCAGATCCTGGCCGGTGGGCGCAATCGCGGCCTGACCGACCACGTCGCCCGCCATGTCGGCATCCCCGGCTACCGGGTCGTCACCGACCTGGAGGCGATCCCGAGAGAGCTCCGGGGCCTGCACCCGGACAATCCGGTCAACCGGGTCCGCGGGGGCGGCACCCAGCTTGAACTCCCACCGCGGGTTCGCGGGCTGAGCCCCCGCAGCGGGCTGCCCAGCGACGACGGGCTGTTCGCTGCGACCTCCGCACTGGTGCGGGGACTGGCGGCCGCCGCACGCTCGTGGCAGATGTCGGGTCGGTGCGCCATGCGGACATCGTCGGATCCGCAAGGCTGA
- a CDS encoding DUF1365 domain-containing protein, translating into MKSDCRGGDRGNAAVYRTRITHLRRAPVHHYFEHRSYSWFVDLDALPRLPGWLRPFARFEARDHLWEAPQDTLRGRVDAFLAEKGIDLGGGTVTALMQPRVLGQEFNPLTLFWCHDARGVLRCVIAEVHNAAGGRYAYLLPPCGDRPVMVDKKFRTSPFNGVDGHYLVRAPQPDERLDVTISLHRDQQPAIVATMRGTRRPAGVGQILALQVVAPLSPLMNRMSMRTQAALLWLRRVPVIPEGSDEDRATVRDGRATVGKGTSGTILTRGPLETRSP; encoded by the coding sequence GTGAAATCCGACTGTCGAGGCGGCGACCGCGGGAATGCGGCCGTGTACCGCACGCGCATCACCCACCTGCGGCGCGCACCTGTGCACCATTACTTCGAACACCGCAGCTACAGCTGGTTCGTCGATCTGGACGCGCTGCCCCGCCTGCCGGGATGGCTGCGGCCGTTCGCCCGCTTCGAGGCCCGCGACCACCTGTGGGAAGCGCCGCAGGACACCCTGCGGGGCAGGGTCGACGCGTTCCTGGCGGAGAAGGGCATCGACCTGGGCGGCGGAACGGTCACCGCGCTGATGCAACCGCGGGTGCTCGGGCAGGAGTTCAACCCGCTGACCCTGTTCTGGTGCCACGACGCCCGCGGAGTGCTGCGCTGTGTCATCGCCGAGGTCCACAACGCGGCCGGCGGCCGGTACGCATACCTGCTTCCGCCCTGCGGCGACCGACCGGTGATGGTGGACAAGAAGTTCCGGACGTCACCGTTCAACGGAGTGGACGGGCACTATCTGGTGCGGGCCCCGCAACCCGACGAAAGACTCGACGTGACGATCTCGCTGCACCGCGACCAGCAGCCGGCCATCGTGGCGACGATGCGGGGTACCCGCCGGCCGGCCGGTGTCGGTCAGATCCTCGCGCTGCAGGTCGTCGCCCCGCTGTCACCGCTGATGAACCGGATGAGCATGCGCACCCAGGCCGCACTGTTGTGGCTGCGCAGGGTGCCGGTAATTCCCGAGGGGTCCGACGAGGATCGGGCGACAGTCCGTGACGGCCGGGCGACGGTCGGCAAAGGAACTTCCGGAACGATCTTGACCAGGGGTCCGCTGGAGACACGATCGCCATGA
- a CDS encoding sigma-70 family RNA polymerase sigma factor, giving the protein MTSSVLVAAARLPLVTAELDALLRQVARRDADAFAAFYNQTRSRVYGLVIRVLRDPGYSEETTQDIYLQVWRNAANYNPEAGSPLTWLLTLAHRRAVDRVRAEQAASTRESRYGAASVEPPTDHVADEVLLDDERRRVADCLGSLTDTQRECIQLAYYDGLTYVQVSERLAANLATIKSRMRDGIRGLRRCLGVA; this is encoded by the coding sequence ATGACGTCATCGGTCCTGGTAGCTGCCGCTAGGCTACCGCTCGTGACCGCCGAACTCGACGCTCTTCTGCGCCAGGTGGCCCGCCGCGATGCCGACGCGTTCGCCGCGTTCTACAACCAGACCCGGTCCCGCGTCTACGGACTGGTCATCCGGGTGCTGCGCGACCCCGGTTACAGCGAGGAAACGACGCAGGACATCTATCTGCAGGTATGGCGCAACGCGGCGAACTACAACCCGGAGGCCGGGTCGCCGCTGACCTGGCTGCTGACCCTGGCCCATCGCCGCGCGGTGGACCGGGTGCGCGCCGAGCAGGCGGCCAGCACCCGGGAGTCCCGCTACGGCGCCGCCTCGGTGGAACCGCCGACCGATCACGTCGCCGACGAGGTGCTCCTCGACGACGAGCGCCGCCGGGTGGCCGACTGCCTGGGTTCGTTGACCGACACCCAGCGGGAGTGCATCCAGTTGGCTTATTACGACGGTCTGACTTACGTCCAGGTCTCCGAGCGGTTGGCGGCGAACCTGGCCACAATCAAATCGCGGATGCGCGACGGTATCCGCGGCCTGCGCAGATGTTTGGGGGTGGCATGA
- a CDS encoding anti-sigma factor: protein MTSAQNELLTLATPYALHALSGAERADVDHRLATAEPDVAAAFLAEVRSVQETMAVLASATAVEPPAHLRDAVLRQIADDPVRSLPTQPRSRRRAAAVLTAAAAVVIGLGAVGVGYALRPASAPTTAEQVFAAPDVRTISGEIPGGGTATVVFSRERNSGVLVMNNVPPPQPGTVYQMWLVDAAGPHSAGTMDSAAVAPSTTAVLPDLGSSRALAFTVEPPGGSSQPSSPVFAELPLT, encoded by the coding sequence ATGACCAGCGCACAGAACGAGCTTCTGACGCTCGCGACGCCCTACGCGCTGCACGCGCTGAGCGGCGCCGAGCGGGCCGATGTGGACCACCGGCTGGCCACCGCGGAACCTGATGTCGCTGCGGCGTTTCTGGCCGAGGTGCGGTCGGTGCAGGAGACCATGGCCGTGCTTGCCAGCGCCACCGCCGTCGAACCTCCCGCGCACCTGCGTGATGCGGTGCTGCGCCAGATCGCCGACGACCCGGTCCGGTCTCTGCCCACCCAGCCACGCTCCCGCAGGCGCGCGGCCGCGGTGCTGACCGCGGCGGCCGCCGTGGTGATCGGCCTCGGCGCCGTCGGCGTCGGGTACGCGCTGCGGCCGGCCTCGGCACCGACGACCGCCGAGCAGGTCTTCGCCGCACCCGACGTGCGCACGATCTCCGGCGAGATCCCCGGCGGCGGCACCGCGACCGTGGTGTTCTCGCGTGAACGCAATTCCGGGGTGCTGGTGATGAACAACGTTCCGCCCCCGCAACCGGGCACCGTGTACCAGATGTGGCTGGTCGACGCCGCCGGTCCGCACTCAGCTGGGACCATGGACTCTGCGGCGGTCGCGCCGTCGACCACGGCCGTGCTGCCCGATCTCGGGTCGTCGCGGGCGCTGGCGTTCACCGTCGAACCGCCGGGTGGTTCCTCGCAGCCGAGCAGCCCGGTGTTCGCCGAACTGCCGCTCACCTAG
- a CDS encoding LLM class F420-dependent oxidoreductase produces the protein MAKNFRFGIGLTRTGSRAQIVENARRAESLGFDVLHVPDHLGGPAPFPVLTAVATATSTLRVGTFVINAAFYRPALLARDVAALRDISDGRFELGLGTGYVKEEFDAAGIPFPSAGQRVDHLRSTTEYMAAQLPDVPIMIAGNGDRVLRIAARSAHIIGLTGGDRAASADEDPLAERIAFVREAAGARFAELELNLAITAMPVDGSGVPDLTIPRISLPGLTDEQLLRHPGVLSGSAEDIAERIRGYRDDYGISYLIVQMRHADAFGKVMELLQ, from the coding sequence GTGGCAAAGAACTTCCGGTTCGGGATCGGGCTGACGCGGACCGGTTCCCGGGCCCAGATCGTCGAGAACGCGCGACGCGCCGAAAGCCTCGGTTTCGACGTCCTGCATGTGCCTGATCACCTCGGCGGTCCGGCGCCGTTCCCGGTGCTGACCGCGGTCGCGACGGCGACCTCGACGCTGCGGGTCGGCACCTTCGTCATCAACGCGGCGTTCTACCGTCCCGCGCTGCTGGCGCGCGACGTCGCGGCACTGCGCGACATCAGCGACGGACGGTTCGAGCTCGGTCTGGGCACCGGCTACGTCAAGGAGGAGTTCGACGCCGCCGGCATCCCCTTCCCCAGCGCCGGACAACGCGTCGACCACCTGCGGTCGACGACGGAGTACATGGCCGCGCAGCTGCCCGATGTCCCGATCATGATCGCCGGCAACGGCGACCGAGTGCTGCGGATCGCGGCCCGTTCAGCGCACATCATCGGCCTCACCGGCGGTGACCGTGCGGCCTCGGCCGACGAGGATCCGCTGGCTGAGCGGATCGCGTTCGTGCGGGAGGCGGCCGGGGCGCGGTTCGCCGAACTGGAACTCAACCTGGCGATCACGGCGATGCCGGTCGACGGTTCCGGCGTGCCGGATCTGACTATCCCCCGGATCTCGCTGCCGGGGCTCACCGACGAGCAGTTGCTGCGCCATCCCGGCGTGCTGTCGGGGTCCGCCGAGGATATCGCCGAGCGAATCCGTGGGTACCGCGACGACTACGGCATCAGCTATCTGATCGTGCAGATGCGGCACGCCGACGCGTTCGGCAAGGTGATGGAGCTACTGCAATAG
- a CDS encoding cytochrome C oxidase subunit IV family protein: MTALSLLTNRAGATWLFLVAATVVSWAVGAEHGTGSVVAVVVLAIAAIKVRLVGLDFMELRHAPIPLRAAFELYCVGMWALLSALYLWL; this comes from the coding sequence ATGACCGCGTTGAGTCTGCTGACGAATCGGGCCGGGGCGACCTGGCTGTTCCTCGTCGCCGCGACCGTCGTGTCCTGGGCGGTCGGTGCCGAGCACGGCACCGGATCGGTGGTGGCCGTGGTCGTCCTGGCCATCGCCGCGATCAAGGTGCGCCTCGTCGGGCTCGACTTCATGGAGTTGCGGCACGCACCGATCCCGCTGCGCGCGGCGTTCGAGCTGTATTGCGTGGGCATGTGGGCGCTGCTGTCGGCCCTCTACCTGTGGCTCTAG
- a CDS encoding cytochrome c oxidase subunit 3 has translation MTDTAAPPRPARRIPGESGTWVFLFGDMLVFGAFFVTFLVERAKAPEVFDTARATLHLGVAVTNTLVLLTSSLGVVLALNALRAGAGVIATRAVAAAMLCGLVFIGLKVFEYVALAAAGHGPGANDFYLYYVILTGLHLFHVCLGLGALSFVLSQTRRAELGPTRTALVEGGACFWHLVDLLWIFLFALLYLVS, from the coding sequence GTGACCGACACGGCCGCCCCGCCCCGTCCCGCCCGCAGAATCCCCGGCGAGAGCGGCACCTGGGTCTTCCTGTTCGGCGACATGCTGGTCTTCGGAGCGTTCTTCGTGACCTTCCTGGTGGAGCGCGCCAAAGCGCCGGAAGTGTTCGACACCGCCCGCGCCACGCTGCATCTGGGCGTCGCCGTCACCAACACGCTCGTGCTGCTCACCAGTTCGCTGGGCGTGGTGCTGGCGCTCAACGCTCTGCGCGCCGGCGCCGGGGTGATCGCCACCCGCGCTGTCGCTGCGGCCATGCTGTGCGGGCTGGTCTTCATCGGTCTGAAGGTGTTCGAGTACGTCGCACTCGCGGCGGCCGGGCACGGCCCAGGCGCCAACGACTTTTACCTGTACTACGTCATCCTCACCGGGCTGCACCTGTTCCACGTATGCCTCGGGCTCGGCGCGCTGTCGTTCGTGCTCAGTCAGACCCGGCGCGCCGAACTGGGGCCCACCCGCACCGCGCTGGTCGAGGGCGGCGCTTGCTTCTGGCACCTGGTCGACCTGCTGTGGATCTTCTTGTTCGCGCTGCTGTACCTGGTGAGCTGA
- a CDS encoding NAD-dependent succinate-semialdehyde dehydrogenase produces MSDEQVDHAVDDAHQAFLSWRERPVSERVAVLARAADLMLERVDELSSLVTLEMGKLRHEARGEVNLSAEIFRYYAENAATLLEAEPLNADAGSAQIRYEPLGVLLGVMPWNFPIYQVARFAAPNIAAGNTIVLKHASQCPQCSIAIEKLLTDAGLPRGVYVNLLVPGRTVEKIIPNTLVRGVSLTGSDAAGQAVAESAGHEVKKTVLELGGSDPFIVLDDEDFERTLDFAVTARTANCGQSCVAAKRFIVLGDLYDRFLEAMRDRMGALRPGDPTDEATTLAPLSSEQAAQRLIGQIQQAVAGGATLVLGGGRIDRPGAYVQPTILTDITPDNPAFYTEFFGPAAQVYRVETEAEAIELANATPFALGGSVWSGDEQRARDLAARLEAGMVWINYPTSSEPQLPFGGIKRSGYGRELGPLGIKEFVNAKLVRVVERGAQPTAGFFG; encoded by the coding sequence ATGAGCGACGAACAGGTCGATCACGCGGTCGACGACGCCCACCAGGCCTTCCTGTCCTGGCGAGAGCGTCCTGTCAGCGAACGGGTGGCCGTGCTCGCCCGCGCCGCCGACCTGATGCTGGAACGCGTCGACGAGCTCAGCAGCCTGGTGACATTGGAGATGGGCAAGCTTCGTCACGAGGCGCGTGGCGAAGTGAATCTGAGCGCCGAGATCTTCCGCTACTACGCAGAAAACGCCGCGACGCTGCTTGAGGCCGAACCGCTCAACGCGGACGCGGGCAGTGCGCAGATACGCTACGAGCCATTGGGCGTACTGCTCGGCGTCATGCCGTGGAATTTCCCGATATACCAGGTTGCCCGCTTCGCGGCGCCCAACATCGCCGCCGGCAACACCATCGTGCTGAAACACGCGAGCCAATGTCCCCAATGCTCGATCGCCATCGAGAAACTCCTGACCGACGCGGGCCTGCCGCGCGGCGTTTACGTGAACTTGCTCGTGCCCGGTCGCACGGTGGAGAAGATCATTCCGAATACCCTGGTGCGCGGAGTCTCGCTGACCGGGAGCGACGCCGCCGGCCAAGCGGTCGCCGAGAGTGCGGGCCACGAGGTGAAGAAGACAGTGCTCGAACTCGGCGGCAGCGATCCGTTCATCGTGCTCGACGATGAGGACTTCGAGCGCACGCTGGACTTCGCGGTGACCGCGCGCACGGCGAACTGCGGCCAGAGTTGCGTCGCCGCGAAGCGATTCATCGTCCTCGGCGACCTCTACGACCGCTTCCTGGAGGCTATGCGGGACCGAATGGGCGCGCTGAGGCCAGGAGACCCGACCGACGAGGCCACCACCCTTGCCCCGCTCAGCTCTGAGCAGGCCGCACAACGCCTGATCGGGCAGATTCAACAGGCAGTCGCCGGCGGCGCCACCCTGGTACTCGGCGGAGGACGCATCGACCGCCCCGGTGCCTACGTCCAGCCGACCATCTTGACCGATATCACACCGGACAATCCGGCCTTCTATACGGAGTTTTTCGGTCCGGCGGCGCAGGTGTACCGGGTCGAAACTGAAGCTGAGGCCATCGAGCTCGCCAACGCTACGCCCTTCGCACTCGGTGGTTCGGTGTGGAGCGGGGATGAGCAACGGGCCCGGGACCTGGCCGCCCGACTGGAGGCCGGCATGGTGTGGATCAACTACCCCACCAGCTCAGAACCGCAGTTGCCCTTCGGAGGTATCAAACGCTCCGGTTACGGACGTGAGCTCGGTCCGCTGGGCATCAAGGAATTCGTCAACGCGAAGCTGGTTCGCGTGGTTGAGCGCGGCGCTCAGCCGACAGCCGGATTCTTCGGTTAG
- a CDS encoding heme-binding protein encodes MSALVRSAGAVVLAGAALLGSGPLAAAQPAPAPNCSIADQAGILSGVSASLSAYMFTHPDVNWFFTSLRGLPPEERRAKVESYMDTSPQVASELRGIRQPMIDFRARCGLPPASMPDA; translated from the coding sequence ATGTCTGCTCTCGTCCGATCTGCAGGTGCGGTGGTGCTCGCCGGGGCCGCGTTGCTCGGCTCCGGCCCGCTCGCGGCGGCACAGCCGGCCCCGGCCCCCAACTGCTCGATCGCCGACCAGGCCGGCATCCTGTCCGGGGTGTCCGCATCGCTGTCGGCCTACATGTTCACCCACCCGGACGTGAACTGGTTCTTCACCAGTCTGCGCGGTCTGCCGCCCGAAGAACGGCGAGCCAAGGTCGAGTCCTACATGGACACGAGCCCGCAGGTAGCCTCCGAGCTGCGCGGCATCCGGCAGCCGATGATCGATTTCCGCGCCCGCTGCGGGCTCCCGCCGGCCAGCATGCCGGACGCCTGA
- a CDS encoding GAF and ANTAR domain-containing protein, whose translation MTETSSHALAKRMAELARAVATPRRVEDVLSDVTGEVLDLIPGVDAAGILFVGKGGRFETVAGTSELPHRLDELQMTFREGPCLDAALDEVVVRTDDFRTERRWPQYAPAAAEIGVLSGLSFKLYTSGKTAGALNLFALRPHVFDDEAETIGAVLAAHAAAAILASRENEQLTSALSTRDRIGQAKGIIMERYNVDDIAAFEMLRRLSQDSNTKLVDVADKVIETRGT comes from the coding sequence ATGACTGAAACGTCCAGCCATGCGCTGGCCAAGCGGATGGCGGAGCTGGCCCGGGCGGTGGCCACCCCTCGCCGCGTCGAGGATGTGTTGTCCGATGTCACCGGTGAAGTCCTGGATCTGATCCCCGGTGTCGATGCGGCCGGCATCCTGTTCGTCGGTAAGGGGGGACGCTTCGAAACGGTGGCCGGCACTTCTGAGCTGCCACATCGCCTCGACGAACTGCAGATGACGTTCCGAGAGGGGCCATGCCTCGACGCCGCGCTGGATGAGGTGGTGGTGCGCACCGACGACTTCCGCACCGAACGGCGCTGGCCGCAGTATGCGCCCGCCGCCGCGGAGATCGGTGTGCTGAGTGGTCTGTCGTTCAAGCTCTACACCAGTGGAAAGACCGCGGGAGCGCTCAATTTGTTCGCGCTGAGGCCGCACGTGTTCGACGACGAGGCCGAGACGATCGGCGCGGTGCTCGCGGCCCATGCGGCCGCCGCGATCCTGGCCAGCCGGGAGAACGAGCAGCTGACCTCGGCACTGTCGACGCGAGACCGCATCGGCCAGGCCAAGGGCATCATCATGGAGCGGTACAACGTCGATGACATCGCCGCCTTCGAGATGCTGCGCAGACTTTCGCAGGACAGCAACACCAAGCTCGTCGACGTCGCGGACAAGGTGATCGAGACCCGGGGCACTTGA